The Bryobacteraceae bacterium genome includes a window with the following:
- the ydcQ gene encoding antitoxin: MSVLSDPARFTTDNDGRVLVEFVDLPHVATDGEDEREALEEAIDALGSDLSIRLSRREDIPTPSPLKRGQHQVPVPLWLAPKLALYLAMREQGVSNSELARRLGVHERVIRRMLDPRHATRPEKIQAALAVLGQQMTAEVRDAA; this comes from the coding sequence GTGTCCGTGCTCAGTGATCCCGCGAGGTTCACCACCGACAATGACGGCCGCGTCCTGGTCGAGTTCGTCGATCTGCCCCATGTGGCCACGGACGGCGAAGACGAGCGCGAGGCCCTGGAGGAAGCCATCGATGCCCTCGGTTCCGACCTTTCCATCCGCCTGTCCCGCCGGGAGGACATCCCCACGCCGTCGCCTTTGAAGCGCGGCCAGCACCAGGTGCCCGTGCCGCTGTGGCTGGCGCCGAAGCTCGCTCTCTATCTCGCCATGCGCGAGCAGGGCGTCAGCAATTCAGAGTTGGCCCGCCGCCTGGGCGTTCACGAGCGCGTTATCCGCCGCATGCTCGACCCGAGGCACGCCACAAGGCCCGAAAAGATCCAGGCCGCCCTTGCCGTGCTCGGCCAACAGATGACCGCCGAAGTCCGCGACGCTGCGTGA
- a CDS encoding mRNA interferase, producing the protein MRLDRGSVVVIELDPTVGHEQRGVRPCIVVSDPDVISDQRFPLICIVPVTGTPGQGLLYPELAPGESGLAKRSFALIDHLRSVDKRRVRKVFGSLARREIDAIDEGLAAFLGLDKWLHGKDASPAG; encoded by the coding sequence GTGAGACTGGACCGAGGCTCGGTGGTTGTCATAGAGCTTGATCCCACGGTGGGGCACGAACAACGTGGCGTGCGGCCCTGCATTGTGGTGAGCGACCCGGATGTGATCAGCGACCAGCGGTTCCCGCTCATTTGCATTGTGCCGGTAACCGGGACGCCTGGACAGGGGCTGTTGTACCCAGAACTTGCACCCGGCGAGAGTGGCTTGGCGAAAAGGTCGTTCGCGCTCATCGATCATCTGCGTTCCGTCGACAAGCGGCGGGTGCGGAAGGTCTTTGGATCTCTGGCGCGGCGCGAAATCGACGCCATTGACGAGGGGCTGGCTGCCTTCCTCGGATTGGACAAATGGCTCCACGGCAAGGATGCGTCTCCGGCGGGGTGA
- the mazG gene encoding nucleoside triphosphate pyrophosphohydrolase, with product MALRKRYVTLEISPMQDHPGRPRAGEKFDRLVEIMARLRGPGGCPWDREQTFDSIKPYTLEETYEVLDAIDRRDWRALAEELGDLILQAVFYAEMAAEQGLFTIADSLDAINAKLVRRHPHVFGGGTAKTAEQVLARWNEIKADEKRERGEQPKGLLDGVLRNQPALMEAAHLSKKAAAAGFDWPDVDGVFDKMREEIAELEKARRGESPEKIEEEIGDLLFTIVNLARFLGADPEQALRRTNAKFRARFAEVENGLAARGRDFRQTTIEEMEELWQQAKAKEESKSGS from the coding sequence ATGGCGTTGCGGAAGCGCTATGTTACGCTGGAAATTTCCCCCATGCAGGACCATCCGGGCCGCCCGCGCGCGGGCGAGAAGTTCGACCGTCTGGTGGAGATCATGGCGCGTCTGCGCGGCCCCGGCGGCTGTCCGTGGGACCGGGAGCAGACGTTCGATTCCATCAAGCCGTACACGCTGGAAGAGACCTACGAAGTGCTGGACGCCATCGACCGGCGCGACTGGCGGGCGCTGGCCGAAGAGCTGGGCGACCTGATCCTGCAGGCGGTGTTTTACGCGGAGATGGCGGCCGAGCAGGGCCTGTTCACGATCGCCGACTCGCTGGATGCGATCAACGCGAAGCTCGTGCGGCGCCACCCGCATGTCTTCGGCGGCGGCACCGCGAAGACCGCGGAGCAGGTGCTGGCCCGCTGGAACGAAATCAAGGCCGATGAGAAGCGCGAGCGCGGCGAACAGCCCAAGGGGCTGCTCGACGGCGTGCTGCGCAACCAGCCGGCGCTGATGGAGGCGGCGCACCTGTCGAAAAAGGCGGCCGCGGCGGGCTTCGACTGGCCGGATGTGGACGGCGTTTTCGACAAAATGCGAGAGGAAATCGCGGAACTGGAAAAAGCGCGCCGGGGCGAATCTCCGGAAAAAATCGAAGAAGAGATCGGAGATCTGCTGTTCACCATCGTGAATCTGGCCCGCTTTCTGGGAGCGGATCCCGAGCAGGCGCTGCGGCGCACGAACGCGAAATTCCGCGCCCGTTTCGCCGAGGTGGAGAACGGACTGGCGGCGCGCGGGCGGGACTTCCGCCAGACGACGATCGAGGAGATGGAAGAGCTTTGGCAGCAGGCGAAGGCGAAAGAAGAATCGAAATCCGGGAGCTGA
- a CDS encoding hypothetical protein (possible pseudo, internal stop codon, frameshifted): MSTREKLIKARLGLLALARELDNVRLARKRAGISRSHFCEMKTLLKKLVELAKHRWIVERDSLELKQELGLGHFEGRSWRGFHHHATLCIAA; this comes from the coding sequence ATGAGCACCAGAGAAAAGCTGATCAAGGCCCGGCTCGGGCTTCTGGCCCTGGCCCGGGAACTCGACAACGTCCGGCTGGCCCGCAAGCGTGCCGGCATCAGCAGGAGCCACTTCTGCGAGATGAAGACGCTGCTGAAGAAGCTGGTCGAGCTGGCCAAACACCGCTGGATTGTGGAGAGGGACTCTCTGGAGCTGAAGCAGGAGCTGGGCCTGGGGCATTTCGAGGGCCGCTCCTGGCGTGGGTTTCACCATCACGCGACACTGTGCATTGCGGCGTAG
- the menC gene encoding o-succinylbenzoate synthase: MGFTIEQIRLHWLEMPLVHFFETSFGRTTRRRIILVEIASGGVSGWGEVTCGEHPHYNEEWTEGAWLILRDYLIPEALGRRLESPEEAARIGARLRGHRMARGGLEAACWDLEARLRGEPLWKTIGGGARREIPCGVSIGIQNTLEELLEKIRTELAAGYQRIKIKIKPGWDVNAVEAVRREFPDILLMADANSAYTLADAGRLKALDPFRLMMIEQPLAHDDIVDHARLQQQIETPVCLDECIRTRHHAAQAIALGACRIINIKLGRVGGFAEAKAIHDVCQRNGIPVWCGGMLESGVGRAHNIALASLPNFTLPGDVSASKRYWSRDIIQPPVEVTPRGTIGLRDEPGFGYALDMDFLASVRVRQETFCAQ, from the coding sequence ATGGGATTCACAATAGAACAGATCCGCCTGCACTGGCTGGAAATGCCGCTGGTGCATTTCTTTGAGACGAGTTTCGGCCGCACGACGCGCCGCCGGATCATCCTCGTCGAAATCGCTTCGGGCGGCGTCTCCGGCTGGGGCGAGGTCACCTGCGGCGAGCACCCGCATTACAACGAGGAATGGACCGAAGGCGCATGGCTGATCCTGCGCGATTACCTGATTCCCGAGGCGCTCGGGCGGAGGCTGGAATCGCCGGAGGAGGCGGCCCGGATCGGGGCCAGGCTGCGCGGCCACCGGATGGCGCGGGGCGGGCTGGAGGCCGCCTGCTGGGATCTGGAGGCGCGGCTGCGCGGCGAGCCTCTGTGGAAGACCATTGGCGGCGGCGCGCGGCGCGAAATTCCCTGCGGCGTTTCCATCGGAATTCAGAACACGCTGGAAGAGCTGCTCGAGAAGATCCGCACGGAGCTTGCCGCCGGCTACCAGCGGATCAAGATCAAGATCAAGCCCGGCTGGGACGTGAACGCCGTGGAAGCCGTCCGCCGCGAATTTCCGGACATTCTCCTGATGGCTGACGCCAACAGCGCCTACACGCTGGCGGACGCCGGCCGGCTGAAGGCGCTCGACCCGTTCCGGCTGATGATGATCGAGCAGCCGCTGGCGCACGACGACATCGTGGACCACGCGCGGCTCCAGCAACAGATCGAAACGCCCGTCTGTCTGGACGAGTGCATCCGCACGCGGCATCATGCCGCGCAGGCGATCGCGCTCGGCGCCTGCCGGATCATCAACATCAAGCTGGGCCGCGTGGGCGGGTTCGCGGAGGCGAAGGCGATCCATGACGTCTGCCAGCGGAACGGAATTCCAGTCTGGTGCGGCGGGATGCTGGAAAGCGGCGTGGGCAGGGCGCACAACATCGCCCTGGCGTCGCTGCCGAACTTCACTCTTCCGGGCGACGTGTCAGCCAGCAAGCGCTACTGGAGCCGCGACATCATCCAGCCGCCGGTGGAAGTGACGCCGCGCGGCACGATCGGGCTGCGCGACGAGCCGGGTTTCGGATACGCGCTGGACATGGATTTTCTCGCCTCGGTCCGCGTGCGGCAGGAGACGTTCTGCGCGCAGTGA
- the fba gene encoding fructose-1,6-bisphosphate aldolase produces the protein MPLVSMRQLLDEAAKKGYGVGAFNVNNMEQIQAIMEAARETESPVIIQASRGARAYSQDRFLYHLMLAATELYPEIPVVLHLDHGNSPATCKSAIEMGFTSVMMDGSLMEDGKTPSTYEYNVRVTREVVEMAHAKGVTVEAEIGTLGGIEDGHGAGGTGLEHLTDPDQAEQFVKDTNCDALAIAIGTSHGAYKFNKKPDGSVLKMDRLIEIHQRIPNTHLVMHGSSSVPKELQDIVNQYGGKLKPTWGVPIEEIQLGIKNGVRKINVDTDNRLAMTGAIRKVLWEQPEKFDPRDYLKPAREAMKKVVMERMIQFGQAGHAKEIIPIPLEEMAEMYRKGQLVTT, from the coding sequence ATGCCCCTCGTATCGATGCGCCAGCTTCTTGATGAGGCCGCCAAGAAAGGTTATGGTGTTGGCGCCTTCAATGTCAACAACATGGAGCAGATCCAGGCCATCATGGAGGCGGCGCGCGAAACCGAGTCGCCCGTGATCATCCAGGCGTCGCGCGGCGCCCGCGCCTACAGCCAGGACCGCTTCCTGTATCACCTGATGCTGGCCGCCACGGAGCTCTATCCCGAGATCCCGGTCGTCCTGCATCTCGACCACGGCAACAGCCCGGCCACCTGCAAGTCGGCCATCGAGATGGGCTTCACCTCGGTCATGATGGACGGCTCGCTGATGGAGGACGGCAAGACGCCTTCCACCTACGAGTACAACGTGCGCGTCACCCGCGAAGTCGTCGAGATGGCGCATGCCAAGGGCGTCACCGTGGAAGCCGAGATCGGCACCCTTGGGGGCATCGAGGACGGCCACGGCGCCGGCGGCACGGGGCTCGAACACCTCACCGATCCCGATCAGGCGGAGCAGTTCGTCAAGGACACCAACTGCGACGCCCTCGCCATCGCCATCGGCACCTCCCACGGCGCCTACAAGTTCAACAAGAAGCCTGACGGCAGCGTGCTGAAGATGGACCGCCTGATCGAAATCCATCAGCGCATCCCGAACACGCACCTCGTCATGCACGGCTCCTCCTCCGTGCCCAAGGAGCTGCAGGACATCGTCAACCAGTACGGCGGCAAGCTGAAGCCCACCTGGGGCGTGCCGATCGAAGAGATTCAGCTCGGCATCAAGAACGGCGTCCGCAAGATCAACGTCGACACCGACAACCGTCTCGCCATGACCGGCGCCATCCGCAAGGTGCTGTGGGAGCAGCCCGAGAAGTTCGACCCGCGCGACTACCTCAAGCCCGCCCGCGAGGCGATGAAGAAGGTCGTCATGGAGCGCATGATCCAGTTCGGCCAGGCCGGCCATGCGAAGGAGATCATTCCGATCCCGCTCGAAGAGATGGCCGAGATGTACCGCAAGGGCCAGCTCGTCACCACCTAG